In one Sphingobacterium daejeonense genomic region, the following are encoded:
- a CDS encoding chloramphenicol acetyltransferase, translated as MRKKIDLQSWPRKEHFEFFSKFSEPFHGITVELDLTTAYNQAKKKSQSFFLYYLYRALKAMNEMEQFRLRIEDGEPYLYDQVHVSSTVLRPDETFGFSYIDYNDDENLFLEDAKKEIEKVQNSSGLYLEGARINEVHCSALPWVNFTSLSHARSFDYPDSCPKISFGKLMDKDGKKTMSISLHVHHALVDGLHVGRFMERYQALLNALS; from the coding sequence ATGAGAAAGAAAATAGATTTACAGAGTTGGCCAAGGAAAGAACATTTTGAGTTCTTTTCAAAATTTTCTGAACCCTTCCATGGGATTACCGTTGAACTGGACCTGACTACAGCCTATAATCAGGCGAAGAAAAAATCACAATCTTTTTTTCTGTACTATTTGTACAGAGCCTTGAAAGCAATGAATGAAATGGAGCAGTTCAGGCTCAGGATAGAGGATGGTGAGCCTTATCTGTATGATCAAGTGCATGTTTCCAGTACCGTTTTGCGTCCTGATGAAACCTTCGGATTCTCTTATATAGATTATAATGATGATGAAAATTTGTTCTTGGAAGATGCAAAGAAGGAAATCGAAAAAGTACAGAATTCTTCTGGCCTTTATTTGGAAGGGGCAAGGATTAATGAAGTTCATTGTTCTGCCTTGCCTTGGGTAAATTTCACGTCACTTTCGCATGCACGGAGTTTTGATTATCCTGATTCTTGCCCAAAAATCTCCTTCGGAAAGTTGATGGATAAAGATGGAAAAAAGACGATGTCGATCTCATTGCATGTGCACCATGCCTTGGTCGATGGGCTTCATGTAGGTAGGTTTATGGAGCGTTACCAAGCGCTTCTGAATGCCCTGAGCTAA